The genomic interval TTTTGCTGGTCTTGCGTTTAGTGTGTTGTGCATAATTGGTGAGGAATGGAGCTGGCACTGGATACAAGGCCCTGTGAAGACTCCACTGATGAAGGTATAACTCTCCTGACTCGCATCTTTTTGTGTATAACGATTGTGTTTGCACGCACAAGTTTTTCGCACAGCGGATTCTATGGCTTTATAGAAGAATTTGTATTAGGTTGATAACATAGTCTTTGCAGCCTTTTTAGCTATGGTGTGAGTAAAACCTTGTTGATTTTTGTCATCATACAAATGGACCAAACTTGCATGGGCGATATTGGGGATTAGGTGATGATTGATTGGGTCTGAAGTTAAAGAGTAAGAAGATATTTCTGTTTAAAGTGAGTTTTGTGATCTGTCAAACTAATCTTTTTCCGCACAAATATATCGGGCCTTAGGAGGTGTGAGGAGCAGATATACTTTCTCTGCTTGTGTCAATGCATTTATGTTACGCTGCTTTAAATGCAATTATATGTGCCCAATTTGTACGGCATTTTTATACCAGTTATGGTACTCACAAATCAGAAATGGAAGTTTTGTCAAAATAATATCTTGTTTCCTGTTCTGGTGTTTGTTTTGATACCTTAGATACGTGGTTTTCCTGTTGATTTAATGATTTTTTGTATTCCCCACGAGTTTCTTATATCTTGCTAATGTTATTATCTGAAATCAAGTCTGTATTCCAAGGGGCATAAGAGGTTGAAGTTATCTTATGATATGCACAGAGAAACTTTACAGAAGAAACCAAGTTCAACCGCTGCAATTGTTGATTACTCTGATCCGTTGGCTATACAAAACTTGCTGGATGGATTAGATTATGATGGTAAATATGGAAGTGTTGCCAAAGACATTAAGGCATTTAATGCTCAGATTCATCAAGTACTGAACCCCTTATTTGCAAGATACCCCCCTTTGTCAAACAAATACTTTAAAGAGGAAAGAAGGCAAAGTCAATTGGATCCTGAATTAGCAGTTCAACCAGCTCCTCCGGCAGAAATTAATGTCATTGATTTGGAGGATGACACTGTTGACATAAATGCCCCAGCAGCATCGTCGGCTATTGTAATCATCGATTCAGATGAGGAACCAAGTGAAGATCGGAGGCCTTCTTACTCTTTCCAGGAGATTTTTATGACACAACCGTCTTTCAAGGATGTCATTCTGCCACAGCCATCTGAACAAGTTTTGAGGAGGAACCTTGGGGTATGTTCGACTCATACGTCTTATGAGATAATGAGTAGtgcaattgtttttttatatatgaCAATTTTAATTGTACTTGGTGAGCATTTATTGTCATCCGTATTCTTGGTATCGATTAAGTGATTGGATTGCCCTGTTCAGGTGAAGGGTCAAGTGGAAGAAACTGAATCAAATACAGATCCAGGTGTTTATGTGGGtgtagaagatgaagaaagtACAGAAGAGGATGATGGTTTAGGAGATACATGGATGGAAATGTCCATGGTATTAGAATCTTCAAAGGTATTGTTTATATTCTATCTTTATTAAGTGTTTCGATGTCAAGTGTTTGGTATGAGCTATCGGGTTGTTTTGTGCGAGAATTCTGAACATATTGAAAGCTGCAGTTGTGGTATTCGATCATTATCTTATATTGATTTCCATCTCCTTCTGATAGGAGGTCGCTGTGGATCCTTTATCTGAAGAAAGAACGAGTGAAAATGACTGTGATCATTCTTTTGTCTTAAAAGATGATTTGGATATGTTTGCCGCATCTGTGGAGTCATTGACAGAggaattgatcaaatatttgAGTTTCAGTATAACAAGGTATAGCTTCCCCCTTGAATACCTAGAAATACCATCATTTTAGTATCATCAGCCTGCTAAGTTGCTTCTGtcatgtagtttttttttttttttaatattcatCTGAGCAAGTAGTGGTGATGTAGAATGTTAGTAGTAGGGCTAAGCTTCCAGGAAAACAGAGAATGATACCATCCCTTGAATAAGTGGGTGGTCTTTCTTTTGAGATTAATTAGATAGACGCTGGGGCTACCAAGTTTTGTACCAGCTTTAGTTTTAACTCACTGCTATTGATATAGAAATCGTGCTAGGAATTGGTATGCTGAAATAAATGTTGGGCCTTCTGAAGCTTCAGTCCATCCCAAGTTCCCAACACTTTTTGAATATGAGTCATTCctctagtaaaaaaaaaagtaattttgtttttggaaaacaaaataagGGGTGGCTTCTTACTACTCCTAAGATCCACTACAGTATGTTAAACTCCTATCTAAAAGTCCATCTTCAAGGATCTGACAATGTTTTACATTGCTGAGTAAAATGAGTTAATCATATTATTGAGAGTAGGAGACTGCAATAATTGATAATGAAATTTGGTGAAGGTGTATAATACATAATACTTTATTGCAGGTTGAAAAGGAATTCTCTGGTAACAATGTACTGAGTTGAACTTCTTAACTATGCCTTGGATTCAAGTTGTACTGAGTTAAACTGTTTATTATGCCTTGGATTCGAGCCTCTATGCTTGCCTTGTTGTTAAGTTTTTAGTTAAAATCACTAGATAGGTCTTCTTAAACTAATTGACTAGTTATCTAGTGCTAATGGCTACATATTCTCTGTTGGAAATAAATTTtcattgtgttctatatcccTTACAATTTCAGGTCAAAAGGAGTACAAGAACGTACATGCCAGATTCTCGAAATGGGAAAGACAGAGATTCAGCTGAAATGGATGGTGTTAAACTTTCAGAAGATGGTTTGATCATAACTGAAATATCTGCTCACCCAAGACACATGAAGCAAATGAAATCTCATCAAGTGGAGGGTTTCAATTTTCTTGTTAGCAACTTGGTTGGCGATAATCCTGGTGGTTGCATCTTGGCGCATGCTCCAGGTTCGGGAAAAACATTTATGATAATCAGTTTCATGCAAAGTTTCCTAGCTAAGTATCCAAATGCTAGACCACTGGTTGTTCTTCCTAAAGGAATATTGGATACATGGAAGAAGGAGTTCAAATATTGGCAAGTGGAGGATATTCCTTTGTATGACTTCTATGAGGCCAAAGCAGACAATCAGTCACAGCAGCTGGAGGTGTTGAAGAAGTGGGTCAATCAGAAAAGTATCATGTTCTTAGGGTACAAACAGTTCTCTATTGTTTGTGATCGAGAAACTAACCAGATATCAACTTTGTGTCAGGAAATATTGCTTAAGGCTCCGTCAATTCTTATCATGGATGAAGGACACACCCCTCGGAATGACAATACTGATGTGTTCCAGTCCATTGCAAGATTGGTGACACCTAGAAAATTTGTACTTTCTGGAACGATTTATCAAAATCATGTGAAGGAAGTATTCAACATTCTGAATCTGGTTCGTCCCAAGTTCTTAAGATCAGAAACTTCCCGACCCATCGTCAAGCGAATAATGAGTAGGGTACATATACAAGGTGCTAGGAACCAGTTCAAAGCTGGTGCTGATGATGTTTTTTATGGTCTAGTGGAGGACACTCTCCAGAAGGACAAGGATTTTAGAAGGAAAGTGACAGTCATACATGACTTGCGTGAGA from Argentina anserina chromosome 2, drPotAnse1.1, whole genome shotgun sequence carries:
- the LOC126783872 gene encoding LOW QUALITY PROTEIN: protein CHROMATIN REMODELING 35-like (The sequence of the model RefSeq protein was modified relative to this genomic sequence to represent the inferred CDS: inserted 2 bases in 2 codons), with amino-acid sequence MELALDTRPCEDSTDEGLYSKGHKRLKLSYDMHRETLQKKPSSTAAIVDYSDPLAIQNLLDGLDYDGKYGSVAKDIKAFNAQIHQVLNPLFARYPPLSNKYFKEERRQSQLDPELAVQPAPPAEINVIDLEDDTVDINAPAASSAIVIIDSDEEPSEDRRPSYSFQEIFMTQPSFKDVILPQPSEQVLRRNLGVKGQVEETESNTDPGVYVGVEDEESTEEDDGLGDTWMEMSMVLESSKEVAVDPLSEERTSENDCDHSFVLKDDXGYVCRICGVIDRGIDQIFEFQYNKVKRSTRTYMPDSRNGKDRDSAEMDGVKLSEDGLIITEISAHPRHMKQMKSHQVEGFNFLVSNLVGDNPGGCILAHAPGSGKTFMIISFMQSFLAKYPNARPLVVLPKGILDTWKKEFKYWQVEDIPLYDFYEAKADNQSQQLEVLKKWVNQKSIMFLGYKQFSIVCDRETNQISTLCQEILLKAPSILIMDEGHTPRNDNTDVFQSIARLVTPRKFVLSGTIYQNHVKEVFNILNLVRPKFLRSETSRPIVKRIMSRVHIQGARNQFKAGADDVFYGLVEDTLQKDKDFRRKVTVIHDLREMTSRVLHYYKGDSXDELPGLIDFTVVLNLSTRQKDKIQKEFKKIARKFKQSSVGSAVYLHPKLYSVSKDWKHTDSNEKMDELVETIDLNEGIKAKFFMNMLRLCESSGEKLLVFSQYLPPLKFLERLTAKTKGWSPGREMFVITGESKPVNREWSMERFNNSPDAKVFFGSIKACGEGISLVGASRVLILDVHLNPSVTRQAIGRAFRPGQKRKVFVYRLVAADSPEEEDHGTCFQKELIAKMWFEWNEYCGYQDFEVDTVDDVKECGDLFLESPALAEDVKVLYRR